A single region of the Sorghum bicolor cultivar BTx623 chromosome 9, Sorghum_bicolor_NCBIv3, whole genome shotgun sequence genome encodes:
- the LOC8068946 gene encoding protein cereblon has protein sequence MADWEGIPARERRQMEEILQLDMEELNVEVVDDNDEEEEEDEGDGNEEDDVVDAFLRDNNGDGVASTSGPFTFNRSLASLHTYLGEVDDTRGRVTLLDGGTVLNLPMFYLQGVVLFPGATLPLRVIEDRLVVTIDKALRLVDAPCTIGVVLMRRLPNRRHYATASVGTTAEIRQLGRLEDGSLNVVARGQQRFRLRRHWIDVDRVVWGEVQIIEEDTPLRTPRDAFAQLAACNSFNLHASSSVISLDMSHMKQGHIDSELECDTPSPNSNISNPSSMDTRLCHLGSQSSDSMKSSSDEDGDLMHTQFWRRKQHSVRESGASSHSDNKTNMSNENNLCLTPLQSLPIAKTRDAKRRRHYHAYSKQASQAPLSFWPRWVYEMYDSYKLARSAAELWRQIIANPSMDDHIRKPDILSFHIGSKLPVSESVRQKLLEIDGISYRLQKEIQLLKAFNHIKCRNCQSRIAKRSDMVVMSTDGVLGAYVNPHGCVHETITVSNATGLALIGNPSTVHSWFPGYSWTIAACMACESHIGWRFKATKKNLRPRSFWGIRSSQIADDTVDQSD, from the exons ATGGCGGACTGGGAGGGGATCCCGGCGCGGGAGCGGCGGCAGATGGAGGAGATCCTGCAGCTCGACATGGAGGAGCTCAACGTGGAGGTCGTCGACGACaacgacgaggaagaggaggaagacgagGGTGACGGCAACGAGGAGGACGACGTCGTCGATGCCTTCCTCAG AGATAACAATGGAGATGGAGTGGCTAGCACCTCTGGACCTTTCACATTCAATAGGTCTCTAGCCTCATTGCACACATACCTTGGCG AGGTTGATGATACTCGGGGTAGAGTTACTCTCTTAGATGGTGGCACAGTCCTCAACTTACCAATGTTTTATCTTCAAG GTGTTGTTCTATTTCCTGGAGCTACCCTGCCTCTCAGAGTAATTGAGGATAGATTAGTAGTAACTATCGACAAAGCTTTGAGGCTGGTCGATGCTCCATGCACAATTGGTGTG GTTCTCATGCGCCGACTCCCAAATCGTCGACATTATGCTACTGCTTCTGTTGGAACAACCGCAGAG ATACGTCAACTTGGAAGGTTGGAGGATGGTTCATTAAATGTTGTTGCCCGTGGGCAGCAACGATTTCGTCTTAGGAGGCATTGGATTGATGTTGATCGGGTG GTGTGGGGTGAGGTACAAATTATTGAAGAAGATACTCCCTTGAGAACTCCTAGAGATGCATTTGCTCAGCTAGCTGCATGTAATAGCTTCAATCTGCACGCTTCGTCATCAGTCATCAGTTTGGATATGTCTCATATGAAACAAGGCCATATAGATTCAGAACTAGAGTGCGATACTCCATCACCAAACAGTAATATAAGCAACCCTTCATCAATGGATACAAGGCTGTGCCATCTAGGTTCACAGTCAAGTGACTCGATGAAATCATCCTCAGATGAAGACGGAGATTTGATGCACACACAGTTTTGGAGGCGGAAGCAACATTCTGTGAGGGAAAGTGGTGCATCAAGTCATTCAGACAACAAGACCAACATGAGCAATGAGAACAATCTTTGCTTGACGCCTCTCCAATCATTGCCGATAGCAAAAACAAGAGATGCTAAGCGGCGGCGACACTATCATGCTTACTCTAAGCAGGCTTCTCAGGCACCATTATCATTTTGGCCTCGGTGGGTATATGAAATGTATGATTCATATAAACTTGCTCGCAGCGCTGCAG AGTTATGGAGACAGATAATTGCAAACCCAAGCATGGACGATCACATAAGAAAGCCAGATATTTTGTCATTTCACATCGGAAGCAAACTTCCAGTCTCAGAATCTGTGAGACAAAAACTTCTGGAGATTGATGGAATTTCATATCGCCTACAGAAAGAAATTCAGCTTCTCAAGGCCTTTAATCATATTAAATGCAGAAATTGCCAG TCTCGTATAGCAAAACGTAGTGACATGGTGGTGATGTCTACTGATGGGGTTCTTGGTGCTTATGTCAACCCTCATGGTTGTGTCCATGAGACGATTACAGTCAGCAATGCAACTGGGCTAGCACTCATTGGCAATCCTTCTACAGTTCACAGCTGGTTTCCTGG ATACTCATGGACGATTGCAGCATGCATGGCCTGCGAGTCCCACATAGGCTGGCGATTCAAAGCCACCAAGAAGAATCTGCGACCCAGGTCATTTTGGGGGATCCGCAGCTCACAAATTGCAGATGACACAGTAGATCAGAGCGACTGA
- the LOC8082998 gene encoding uncharacterized protein LOC8082998 — protein sequence MAGFRSLAPKTRNLVVAGGLSAFVLGVYYYTMRAVGGTDELQVAIDKFEEMKKKDAARNSNPGGS from the coding sequence ATGGCGGGATTCAGAAGCCTTGCACCCAAGACCAGGAACCTGGTGGTGGCTGGGGGACTGTCTGCCTTCGTGCTCGGGGTCTACTACTACACCATGAGAGCAGTGGGAGGCACGGACGAGCTGCAGGTGGCGATTGACAAGTTTGaggagatgaagaagaaggacgCTGCCAGAAACTCCAACCCAGGAGGATCATAA
- the LOC8082999 gene encoding probable pectinesterase 53 isoform X1, translating into MGVPSRARARLLLCCVVAAALLVVAPGEVAAAAAGHGKQRHTHTRRLRPGKSAAAAAAAKPLPYYPVNATRVDAIERQFTRWVRFMGGVGHSSYNRALNRAFLPTRTLVVDKNPAAGNFTSIQAAVDSLPLINLARVVIRVNAGTYTEKVNISPMRAFVTVEGAGADKTVVQWGDTADTAGSFGRPMGTFGSATFAVNSMFFVAKNITFKVPRDLSSCHVGCINLHCCLTLPSISGAQNTAPVPRPGALGKQGVALRISADNAAFVGCNFLGAQDTLYDHLGRHYYRDCYIEGSVDFIFGNALSLYEGCHVHAIARNYGALTAQNRQSLLEDTGFSFVNCRVTGSGALYLGRAWGTFSRVVFAYTYMDNIIIPRGWYNWGDPTREMTVFYGQYKCTGPGANYAGRVQWSRELTDEEAKPFISLDFIDGFEWLKL; encoded by the exons ATGGGCGTGCcgtcgcgggcgcgggcgcggctcCTCCTCTGCTGCGTCGTCGCCGCGGCGCTGCTCGTCGTCGCGCCGGGGGAGGTGGCCGCAGCCGCCGCGGGGCACGGGAAGCAGCGGCACACGCACACGAGGCGGCTGCGGCCCGGGaagagcgcggcggcggcggctgctgcgaAGCCGTTGCCGTACTACCCGGTGAACGCGACGCGGGTGGATGCCATCGAGCGGCAGTTCACGCGGTGGGTGCGCTTCATGGGCGGCGTCGGCCACAGCAGCTACAACCGGGCGCTGAACCGCGCGTTCCTGCCCACGCGCACGCTCGTCGTCGACAAGAACCCCGCCGCCGGGAACTTCACGTCCATCCAGGCCGCCGTCGACTCGCTCCCGCTCATCAACCTCGCCCGCGTCGTCATCAGGGTCAATGCCGGCACGTACAC GGAGAAGGTGAACATCTCGCCGATGCGCGCGTTCGTGACCGTGGAGGGCGCCGGCGCCGACAAGACGGTGGTGCAGTGGGGCGACACGGCGGACACGGCCGGGTCCTTCGGCAGGCCCATGGGCACGTTCGGCTCCGCCACGTTCGCCGTCAACTCCATGTTCTTCGTCGCCAAGAACATCACCTTCAAGGTTCCTCGAGACCTGTCATCATGTCATGTGGGATGCATCAATCTTCACTGTTGCCTGACACTGCCATCTATTTCCGGTGCCCAGAACACGGCCCCCGTGCCGAGGCCCGGCGCGCTGGGCAAGCAGGGGGTGGCGCTGCGGATATCGGCGGACAACGCGGCGTTCGTGGGGTGCAACTTCCTGGGCGCGCAGGACACGCTGTACGACCACCTCGGCCGCCATTACTACCGCGACTGCTACATCGAGGGCTCCGTCGACTTCATCTTCGGCAACGCGCTCTCCCTCTACGAG GGGTGCCATGTGCACGCGATCGCGCGGAACTACGGGGCGCTGACGGCGCAGAACAGGCAGAGCCTGCTGGAGGACACGGGGTTCTCGTTCGTGAACTGCCGGGTGACGGGGTCCGGCGCGCTCTACCTGGGCAGGGCCTGGGGCACCTTCTCCCGCGTCGTCTTCGCCTACACCTACATGGACAACATCATCATCCCGCGCGGATGGTACAACTGGGGAGACCCAACACGGGAGAT GACGGTGTTCTACGGGCAGTACAAGTGCACGGGGCCGGGAGCGAACTACGCCGGCAGGGTGCAGTGGTCGCGGGAGCTCACCGACGAGGAGGCCAAGCCATTCATCTCGCTCGACTTCATCGACGGCTTCGAGTGGCTCAAGTTGTAG
- the LOC8082999 gene encoding probable pectinesterase 53 isoform X2 — translation MGVPSRARARLLLCCVVAAALLVVAPGEVAAAAAGHGKQRHTHTRRLRPGKSAAAAAAAKPLPYYPVNATRVDAIERQFTRWVRFMGGVGHSSYNRALNRAFLPTRTLVVDKNPAAGNFTSIQAAVDSLPLINLARVVIRVNAGTYTEKVNISPMRAFVTVEGAGADKTVVQWGDTADTAGSFGRPMGTFGSATFAVNSMFFVAKNITFKNTAPVPRPGALGKQGVALRISADNAAFVGCNFLGAQDTLYDHLGRHYYRDCYIEGSVDFIFGNALSLYEGCHVHAIARNYGALTAQNRQSLLEDTGFSFVNCRVTGSGALYLGRAWGTFSRVVFAYTYMDNIIIPRGWYNWGDPTREMTVFYGQYKCTGPGANYAGRVQWSRELTDEEAKPFISLDFIDGFEWLKL, via the exons ATGGGCGTGCcgtcgcgggcgcgggcgcggctcCTCCTCTGCTGCGTCGTCGCCGCGGCGCTGCTCGTCGTCGCGCCGGGGGAGGTGGCCGCAGCCGCCGCGGGGCACGGGAAGCAGCGGCACACGCACACGAGGCGGCTGCGGCCCGGGaagagcgcggcggcggcggctgctgcgaAGCCGTTGCCGTACTACCCGGTGAACGCGACGCGGGTGGATGCCATCGAGCGGCAGTTCACGCGGTGGGTGCGCTTCATGGGCGGCGTCGGCCACAGCAGCTACAACCGGGCGCTGAACCGCGCGTTCCTGCCCACGCGCACGCTCGTCGTCGACAAGAACCCCGCCGCCGGGAACTTCACGTCCATCCAGGCCGCCGTCGACTCGCTCCCGCTCATCAACCTCGCCCGCGTCGTCATCAGGGTCAATGCCGGCACGTACAC GGAGAAGGTGAACATCTCGCCGATGCGCGCGTTCGTGACCGTGGAGGGCGCCGGCGCCGACAAGACGGTGGTGCAGTGGGGCGACACGGCGGACACGGCCGGGTCCTTCGGCAGGCCCATGGGCACGTTCGGCTCCGCCACGTTCGCCGTCAACTCCATGTTCTTCGTCGCCAAGAACATCACCTTCAAG AACACGGCCCCCGTGCCGAGGCCCGGCGCGCTGGGCAAGCAGGGGGTGGCGCTGCGGATATCGGCGGACAACGCGGCGTTCGTGGGGTGCAACTTCCTGGGCGCGCAGGACACGCTGTACGACCACCTCGGCCGCCATTACTACCGCGACTGCTACATCGAGGGCTCCGTCGACTTCATCTTCGGCAACGCGCTCTCCCTCTACGAG GGGTGCCATGTGCACGCGATCGCGCGGAACTACGGGGCGCTGACGGCGCAGAACAGGCAGAGCCTGCTGGAGGACACGGGGTTCTCGTTCGTGAACTGCCGGGTGACGGGGTCCGGCGCGCTCTACCTGGGCAGGGCCTGGGGCACCTTCTCCCGCGTCGTCTTCGCCTACACCTACATGGACAACATCATCATCCCGCGCGGATGGTACAACTGGGGAGACCCAACACGGGAGAT GACGGTGTTCTACGGGCAGTACAAGTGCACGGGGCCGGGAGCGAACTACGCCGGCAGGGTGCAGTGGTCGCGGGAGCTCACCGACGAGGAGGCCAAGCCATTCATCTCGCTCGACTTCATCGACGGCTTCGAGTGGCTCAAGTTGTAG
- the LOC110430486 gene encoding putative protein TPRXL has product QKNDNLPFCSHRRANLRGSFRLPSRDPDAVASSPARVNFHRRFPLSFRGKFLPGNNNKQGGNEKKPSAASSKKRGMDAADDVVYGVSRASSALLSSASSLDSNTSLASSSSSASSRSSTASSSPSVSGVLYPPAVKRQASNNKRPASSSPAAGAAAVVLCLLMVVFCGRVGATLLTSTALYLFPRRWRPATTTRKEKKGAVDSRRCQASPRKRRRRRGRWLWRGPR; this is encoded by the coding sequence CAAAAAAATGACAACTTGCCATTCTGCAGCCATCGACGCGCAAATTTGCGCGGCTCGTTCCGCTTGCCATCGCGAGATCCGGACGCCGTGGCCTCCTCTCCCGCGCGAGTGAATTTTCATCGTCGGTTCCCGCTGTCGTTCCGGGGGAAGTTCTTGCCCGGTAATAACAACAAGCAGGGAGGCAACGAGAAGAAACCGTCGGCGGCGTCCTCAAAGAAGCGGGGGATGGACGCAGCAGACGACGTCGTCTACGGCGTGTCCAGGGCGTCGTCGGCGCTGCTGAGCTCCGCGTCGTCGCTGGACTCGAACACATCattggcgtcgtcgtcgtcgtcggcgtcgtctCGCTCATCCACGGCCTCGTCCTCGCCGTCGGTCTCGGGGGTGCTTTACCCGCCGGCGGTCAAGCGGCAGGCGAGTAATAATAAGAGGCCCGCGTCGTCGTCCCCGGCGGCGGGCGCGGCTGCCGTGGTGCTGTGCCTCCTCATGGTGGTGTTCTGCGGCCGCGTCGGGGCCACGCTGCTCACGTCCACGGCGCTCTACCTCTTcccgcggcggtggcggcccgCGACGACGACGCGTAAGGAGAAGAAGGGCGCCGTCGACTCGCGTCGTTGTCAAGCGTCGCCGAGGAAGAGGAGACGGCGGAGAGGAAGGTGGTTATGGAGAGGTCCTCGGTGA
- the LOC8083001 gene encoding protein IQ-DOMAIN 14 isoform X1 produces the protein MFLGCSCSRPPLCPFSPAATRTMGRAMRWLKKVLTGSSKKEADCRDRKAHNAAACAGGGGGGGVGLGPPPQAEKRRWSFAKPRNSVADSGRRPSSVTAVAAGELLSQVRPCNCGQEREVEAAVVIQKAFRGYLARKALRALRSLVKLQALVRGYLVRKQTAMTLRRLQALMRLQAKTASSRKSVEQERIVARGVKPLAVPAVHRRRLSDGGDTGFDRSPRIVEMDTCQLRCRSSRITSRYAGEYQQPGASPLLLLHKPSAWRRLHEQELEPPHPKTTHNTPRLSAFPGYYLGSPAKPGRNRDAAGSSPRYMADTASSVARTRCQSAPKQRQQGEHAGQQEQAAEARPSVGRCGSRKQARSQLQAMDSFSFKSSETSRSRVEGSEVSDEVTRDYYLDRLW, from the exons ATGTTTCTTggctgcagctgcagcaggCCTCCTCTCTGCCCTTTTTCTCCCG CAGCTACGAGGACCATGGGCCGCGCGATGAGATGGCTCAAGAAGGTGCTCACCGGCAGCAGCAAGAAGGAAGCGGACTGCAGGGATCGCAAGGCACACAATGCCGCCGcgtgcgccggcggcggcggcggcggcggtgtcgGGCTGGGCCCGCCGCCGCAGGCGGAGAAGAGGCGGTGGAGCTTCGCGAAGCCGAGGAACAGCGTGGCTGACTCCGGCCGGAGGCCCTCCTCCGtgaccgccgtcgccgccggggAGCTGCTGTCGCAGGTGCGCCCCTGCAACTGCGGCCAGGAGCGCGAGGTCGAGGCCGCCGTCGTCATCCAGAAGGCCTTCAGAGGCTACTTG GCTCGGAAGGCACTCCGTGCTCTCAGGTCGCTCGTGAAGCTGCAAGCTCTGGTGCGTGGCTACCTCGTGAGGAAGCAGACCGCCATGACGCTGCGCAGGCTGCAGGCGCTCATGAGGCTCCAGGCCAAGACGGCGTCGTCCCGGAAATCCGTTGAGCAA GAGCGGATCGTTGCGCGCGGCGTGAAGCCACTGGCCGTGCCTGCGGTGCACCGGCGGCGGCTTTCCGACGGCGGGGACACCGGGTTCGATCGCAGCCCGAGGATCGTGGAGATGGACACGTGCCAGCTCCGGTGCCGGTCGTCCCGGATCACGAGCCGGTACGCCGGCGAATACCAGCAGCCGGGCGCCTCGCCGCTCCTCCTCTTGCACAAGCCGTCGGCGTGGCGCCGCCTCCATGAGCAAGAGCTGGAGCCTCCGCACCCCAAGACAACGCACAACACGCCGCGCCTCAGCGCGTTCCCGGGCTACTACCTCGGGTCGCCGGCGAAACCGGGGCGAAACCGGGACGCCGCCGGGAGCAGCCCGCGGTACATGGCGGACACGGCGTCGTCCGTGGCGCGCACCCGGTGCCAGAGCGCGCCCAAACAGCGGCAGCAGGGCGAGCACGCGGGGCAACAGGAGCAGGCGGCCGAGGCGAGGCCCAGCGTCGGCCGCTGCGGGTCGAGGAAGCAGGCGCGGTCGCAGCTGCAGGCGATGGACAGCTTCAGCTTCAAGAGCTCGGAGACCAGCCGCAGCCGCGTGGAGGGATCGGAGGTGAGCGACGAGGTCACCAGAGACTACTACCTGGACCGGCTCTGGTGA
- the LOC8083001 gene encoding protein IQ-DOMAIN 14 isoform X2: MFLGCSCSRPPLCPFSPATRTMGRAMRWLKKVLTGSSKKEADCRDRKAHNAAACAGGGGGGGVGLGPPPQAEKRRWSFAKPRNSVADSGRRPSSVTAVAAGELLSQVRPCNCGQEREVEAAVVIQKAFRGYLARKALRALRSLVKLQALVRGYLVRKQTAMTLRRLQALMRLQAKTASSRKSVEQERIVARGVKPLAVPAVHRRRLSDGGDTGFDRSPRIVEMDTCQLRCRSSRITSRYAGEYQQPGASPLLLLHKPSAWRRLHEQELEPPHPKTTHNTPRLSAFPGYYLGSPAKPGRNRDAAGSSPRYMADTASSVARTRCQSAPKQRQQGEHAGQQEQAAEARPSVGRCGSRKQARSQLQAMDSFSFKSSETSRSRVEGSEVSDEVTRDYYLDRLW, translated from the exons ATGTTTCTTggctgcagctgcagcaggCCTCCTCTCTGCCCTTTTTCTCCCG CTACGAGGACCATGGGCCGCGCGATGAGATGGCTCAAGAAGGTGCTCACCGGCAGCAGCAAGAAGGAAGCGGACTGCAGGGATCGCAAGGCACACAATGCCGCCGcgtgcgccggcggcggcggcggcggcggtgtcgGGCTGGGCCCGCCGCCGCAGGCGGAGAAGAGGCGGTGGAGCTTCGCGAAGCCGAGGAACAGCGTGGCTGACTCCGGCCGGAGGCCCTCCTCCGtgaccgccgtcgccgccggggAGCTGCTGTCGCAGGTGCGCCCCTGCAACTGCGGCCAGGAGCGCGAGGTCGAGGCCGCCGTCGTCATCCAGAAGGCCTTCAGAGGCTACTTG GCTCGGAAGGCACTCCGTGCTCTCAGGTCGCTCGTGAAGCTGCAAGCTCTGGTGCGTGGCTACCTCGTGAGGAAGCAGACCGCCATGACGCTGCGCAGGCTGCAGGCGCTCATGAGGCTCCAGGCCAAGACGGCGTCGTCCCGGAAATCCGTTGAGCAA GAGCGGATCGTTGCGCGCGGCGTGAAGCCACTGGCCGTGCCTGCGGTGCACCGGCGGCGGCTTTCCGACGGCGGGGACACCGGGTTCGATCGCAGCCCGAGGATCGTGGAGATGGACACGTGCCAGCTCCGGTGCCGGTCGTCCCGGATCACGAGCCGGTACGCCGGCGAATACCAGCAGCCGGGCGCCTCGCCGCTCCTCCTCTTGCACAAGCCGTCGGCGTGGCGCCGCCTCCATGAGCAAGAGCTGGAGCCTCCGCACCCCAAGACAACGCACAACACGCCGCGCCTCAGCGCGTTCCCGGGCTACTACCTCGGGTCGCCGGCGAAACCGGGGCGAAACCGGGACGCCGCCGGGAGCAGCCCGCGGTACATGGCGGACACGGCGTCGTCCGTGGCGCGCACCCGGTGCCAGAGCGCGCCCAAACAGCGGCAGCAGGGCGAGCACGCGGGGCAACAGGAGCAGGCGGCCGAGGCGAGGCCCAGCGTCGGCCGCTGCGGGTCGAGGAAGCAGGCGCGGTCGCAGCTGCAGGCGATGGACAGCTTCAGCTTCAAGAGCTCGGAGACCAGCCGCAGCCGCGTGGAGGGATCGGAGGTGAGCGACGAGGTCACCAGAGACTACTACCTGGACCGGCTCTGGTGA
- the LOC8083001 gene encoding protein IQ-DOMAIN 14 isoform X3, whose amino-acid sequence MGRAMRWLKKVLTGSSKKEADCRDRKAHNAAACAGGGGGGGVGLGPPPQAEKRRWSFAKPRNSVADSGRRPSSVTAVAAGELLSQVRPCNCGQEREVEAAVVIQKAFRGYLARKALRALRSLVKLQALVRGYLVRKQTAMTLRRLQALMRLQAKTASSRKSVEQERIVARGVKPLAVPAVHRRRLSDGGDTGFDRSPRIVEMDTCQLRCRSSRITSRYAGEYQQPGASPLLLLHKPSAWRRLHEQELEPPHPKTTHNTPRLSAFPGYYLGSPAKPGRNRDAAGSSPRYMADTASSVARTRCQSAPKQRQQGEHAGQQEQAAEARPSVGRCGSRKQARSQLQAMDSFSFKSSETSRSRVEGSEVSDEVTRDYYLDRLW is encoded by the exons ATGGGCCGCGCGATGAGATGGCTCAAGAAGGTGCTCACCGGCAGCAGCAAGAAGGAAGCGGACTGCAGGGATCGCAAGGCACACAATGCCGCCGcgtgcgccggcggcggcggcggcggcggtgtcgGGCTGGGCCCGCCGCCGCAGGCGGAGAAGAGGCGGTGGAGCTTCGCGAAGCCGAGGAACAGCGTGGCTGACTCCGGCCGGAGGCCCTCCTCCGtgaccgccgtcgccgccggggAGCTGCTGTCGCAGGTGCGCCCCTGCAACTGCGGCCAGGAGCGCGAGGTCGAGGCCGCCGTCGTCATCCAGAAGGCCTTCAGAGGCTACTTG GCTCGGAAGGCACTCCGTGCTCTCAGGTCGCTCGTGAAGCTGCAAGCTCTGGTGCGTGGCTACCTCGTGAGGAAGCAGACCGCCATGACGCTGCGCAGGCTGCAGGCGCTCATGAGGCTCCAGGCCAAGACGGCGTCGTCCCGGAAATCCGTTGAGCAA GAGCGGATCGTTGCGCGCGGCGTGAAGCCACTGGCCGTGCCTGCGGTGCACCGGCGGCGGCTTTCCGACGGCGGGGACACCGGGTTCGATCGCAGCCCGAGGATCGTGGAGATGGACACGTGCCAGCTCCGGTGCCGGTCGTCCCGGATCACGAGCCGGTACGCCGGCGAATACCAGCAGCCGGGCGCCTCGCCGCTCCTCCTCTTGCACAAGCCGTCGGCGTGGCGCCGCCTCCATGAGCAAGAGCTGGAGCCTCCGCACCCCAAGACAACGCACAACACGCCGCGCCTCAGCGCGTTCCCGGGCTACTACCTCGGGTCGCCGGCGAAACCGGGGCGAAACCGGGACGCCGCCGGGAGCAGCCCGCGGTACATGGCGGACACGGCGTCGTCCGTGGCGCGCACCCGGTGCCAGAGCGCGCCCAAACAGCGGCAGCAGGGCGAGCACGCGGGGCAACAGGAGCAGGCGGCCGAGGCGAGGCCCAGCGTCGGCCGCTGCGGGTCGAGGAAGCAGGCGCGGTCGCAGCTGCAGGCGATGGACAGCTTCAGCTTCAAGAGCTCGGAGACCAGCCGCAGCCGCGTGGAGGGATCGGAGGTGAGCGACGAGGTCACCAGAGACTACTACCTGGACCGGCTCTGGTGA